A genomic segment from Syngnathus scovelli strain Florida chromosome 3, RoL_Ssco_1.2, whole genome shotgun sequence encodes:
- the klhl22 gene encoding kelch-like protein 22 — MKPEQHNPAMADNAQLSLVGGSVTGGSSSGGRGRQTFRSSAHSQSLLDSLLGLRQTGILSDVVLLVEGRALHGHRVLLAAACDYFRGMFTGGLREMQQNEIPIHGVSYLGMNKILDYIYTAKIELDLDCVQEVLIAATLVQLEDVIGFCCEFLFSWLDESNLLEMHHLADLYGLRQLNARVHAHILSNLQALSRTDVYRRLPQEEVFQVLSSDELDVQSENEVYEAALHYHYSPEQVESDQVYLQDNLKMLDAVRFCLMEKQVLQRLHDKLDQCPLKEAVSAALHYHEQEMWQPVLQSPLTQPRTTFYCILAFGGMFASPSHTDNEDLFHVFHPSWKEWRALNSMNTPRMSNQGIAVLNNFVYLIGGDRNTSGFRAETRCWRYDPRHNSWCSIQPLQHQHADHCVCVVGDHIYAIGGRDYSKELSSVERYDPHTNTWEFVSPLNREVYAHAGAVLDGKIYITCGRRDRAYLSETSCYDPEANHWTACADGPAGRAWHGMAAVNGRLYVIGGSNDEHGYRRDVLQTACFDPSDNSWTLLSPLPAGHGEPGMAVLDGRIHVVGGRSHNKGNRMKYVHVFNTDTGKWESAAPMKERVSGLAACVALMPPAVTALAKSLEQHIKLSWGDDFSSSHTSTDED; from the exons ATGAAGCCTGAACAACACAATCCTGCGATGGCTGACAACGCACAGCTGAGTCTGGTGGGCGGTTCGGTCACCGGCGGCTCCTCATCCGGTGGCCGCGGTCGTCAGACGTTCAGAAGTTCGGCCCATTCCCAAAGCCTGCTGGACAGCCTGCTGGGGCTTAGGCAAACTGGCATCCTGTCGGACGTGGTGCTTCTGGTGGAGGGTCGAGCACTCCACGGCCACCGCGTGCTTCTCGCTGCTGCTTGCGATTATTTTAG GGGGATGTTCACTGGAGGCCTTCGCGAGATGCAGCAGAATGAGATCCCAATCCACGGAGTGTCTTATTTGGGCATGAACAAAATACTGGACTACATTTACACTGCAAAGATAGAGTTAGACCTGGACTGTGTGCAGGAAGTCCTAATAGCAGCCACATTGGTTCAG cttgaggaTGTCATAGGCTTTTGCTGTGAGTTCCTCTTCTCCTGGCTGGACGAGAGCAACTTATTGGAGATGCATCACCTCGCCGATCTCTACGGACTGCGGCAACTCAATGCCAGAGTCCACGCCCACATCCTGAGCAACCTGCAGGCTTTGTCCCGCACAGACGTCTACCGGCGACTGCCCCAAGAAGAAGTCTTCCAAGTTCTAAGTAGTGATGAGCTGGATGTGCAAAGTGAGAATGAGGTGTATGAGGCAGCGCTTCACTATCACTACAGTCCTGAGCAGGTGGAGAGTGACCAGGTGTACTTGCAG GACAATCTCAAGATGCTTGATGCTGTGCGCTTCTGCCTAATGGAGAAACAAGTGCTGCAGAGGTTGCACGATAAACTGGATCAGTGCCCGCTAAAGGAAGCCGTGTCTGCTGCCCTGCATTACCACGAGCAGGAGATGTGGCAGCCTGTCCTTCAGAGTCCTCTCACACAGCCTCGTACCACCTTCTACTGTATTTTGGCCTTCGGGGGGATGTTCGCTTCCCCCTCTCATACGGACAACGAGGACCTGTTCCATGTGTTCCACCCTAGCTGGAAGGAGTGGAGGGCTCTTAATTCAATGAACACTCCCCGGATGTCCAACCAGGGAATTGCTGTGCTCAACAACTTTGTGTATCTTATTGGTGGAGACAGGAACACCAGTGGATTTCGTGCAGAGACTCGATGCTGGAG ATACGACCCTCGTCACAACAGTTGGTGCTCCATCCAACCTTTGCAGCATCAGCACGCGGACCACTGCGTTTGTGTGGTGGGCGACCATATTTACGCCATCGGAGGTCGCGACTACAGCAAGGAGTTGTCCTCAGTGGAGCGCTACGACCCGCATACTAACACCTGGGAGTTTGTGTCCCCTCTCAATAGAGAG GTTTACGCCCATGCCGGAGCGGTGCTAGATGGCAAGATTTACATCACTTGTGGACGCAGAGACCGGGCGTACTTAAGCGAGACCTCCTGTTACGACCCGGAAGCCAACCACTGGACGGCATGTGCGGACGGCCCAGCAGGGCGAGCGTGGCACGGCATGGCTGCTGTAAACGGACGCCTCTATGTCATTGGTGGAAGTAATGACGAGCATGGCTACCGGCGGGATGTCTTACAG ACGGCGTGCTTTGATCCCTCAGACAACTCATGGACTTTACTGAGCCCACTCCCTGCTGGCCATGGGGAACCCGGCATGGCAGTATTGGACGGTCGTATCCACGTAGTGGGAGGACGCTCCCACAACAAAGGCAACCGAATGAAATACGTTCACGTGTTCAACACCGACACAGGCAAATGGGAGAGCGCCGCTCCCATGAAGGAGCGCGTCTCGGGCCTGGCCGCCTGCGTGGCGCTCATGCCGCCAGCTGTGACGGCACTCGCAAAGAGCTTGGAGCAGCACATCAAGTTATCGTGGGGAGATGACTTTTCCAGCTCACACACAAGCACGGATGAAGACTAA
- the npy8br gene encoding neuropeptide Y receptor Y8b, with protein sequence MELNSNHNQALWKEIPWDFTEDCSLSLSGTTFLIIAYSAVLAVGLVGNSCLVLVIARHKEMRNVTNILIANLSFSDILMCIVCLPVTIIYTLMDRWILGETLCKLTPFVQCISVTVSVFSLVLIAMERYQLIVHPTGWKPMARQSYLAVALTWITACLISVPFVNYSVLTLPFQNLSVPFPVNDQLVCMERWPSVQARQAYTTSLLVFQYFLPLSLIMLCYLHIYLRLRRRKDMVDRGRNTTQKNNKGATRINILLTAIVVAFALSWLPLNIFNTVFDWNHEAIPSCGHDIIFSFCHLVAMASTCINPVIYGFLNNNFQKQLKSTLLHCRCWGVAERYESVPLSTVSTEVTKGSVLSNGSNSINT encoded by the coding sequence ATGGAGCTCAACAGCAACCACAACCAAGCCTTGTGGAAAGAAATTCCGTGGGATTTCACAGAGGACTGCTCGCTCTCGTTGAGCGGCACCACCTTCCTCATCATAGCGTACAGCGCCGTTCTGGCAGTGGGACTCGTCGGGAACTCGTGCCTGGTGCTTGTCATCGCCAGGCACAAGGAGATGCGCAATGTCACCAACATCCTCATTGCAAATCTGTCCTTCTCCGACATCCTGATGTGCATCGTGTGCCTGCCGGTCACCATCATCTACACGCTGATGGACCGCTGGATCCTCGGAGAGACTCTGTGCAAGCTCACACCTTTTGTCCAGTGTATATCGGTCACGGTGTCCGTCTTTTCCCTCGTCCTCATCGCCATGGAGCGCTACCAGCTCATCGTCCACCCCACTGGATGGAAGCCGATGGCAAGGCAGTCCTACTTAGCGGTGGCTCTCACCTGGATCACGGCCTGTTTAATCTCCGTGCCTTTCGTCAATTACAGCGTCCTTACATTGCCCTTCCAGAACCTCAGCGTCCCATTCCCAGTTAATGACCAACTTGTTTGTATGGAGCGCTGGCCTTCGGTTCAAGCCCGCCAGGCCTACACCACCTCTCTGCTCGTCTTCCAGTACTTCCTGCCGCTTTCCCTCATCATGCTGTGCTACCTGCACATCTATCTGcggctgaggaggaggaaggacaTGGTGGATCGTGGCAGAAACACCACGCAGAAGAACAACAAAGGTGCCACCAGGATCAACATCTTGTTAACCGCCATAGTGGTGGCCTTCGCCCTCTCCTGGCTCCCTCTCAACATCTTCAACACCGTCTTTGACTGGAACCACGAAGCCATTCCGTCCTGTGGCCATGACATCATCTTCTCCTTCTGCCACCTCGTCGCCATGGCCTCCACCTGTATCAACCCGGTCATATACGGGTTCCTCAACAAtaacttccagaagcagctgaaGTCCACCTTGCTGCACTGTCGCTGCTGGGGCGTCGCAGAGCGCTATGAGAGTGTGCCGCTCTCCACTGTAAGCACAGAGGTCACCAAGGGGTCGGTCCTGAGCAATGGCTCCAACAGCATCAATACTTAA
- the kctd9a gene encoding BTB/POZ domain-containing protein KCTD9a → MRRVTLFVNGTSKNGKVVAVYGALSDLLSVASNKLGIKASCLYNGKGGLIDDIALIRDDDVLYVSEGDPFIECPNEVKVGSDQQGAHTDWLTLNIGGRLFTTTRSTLVSKEPESMLAHMFREKDVWGNKQDEHGAYLIDRSPEYFEPILNYLRHGQLIINEGINIRGVLEEARFFGIEQLADQLELVIKNSQPPEDHSPISRKEFVRFLLATPTKSELRCQGLNFSGADLSRLDLRYINFKMANLSRCNLTHANLCCSNLERADLSGANLDGANLQGVKMLCSNAEGASLKGCNFEDPSGLKANLEGANLKGVDMEGSQMTGINLRVATLKNAKLKNCNLRGATLAGTDLENCDLSGCDLQEANLRGSNVKGAIFEEMLTPLHMSQSVR, encoded by the exons ATGAGAAGAGTCACGTTATTCGTTAACGGGACGTCTAAAAATGGCAAG GTTGTAGCAGTCTATGGGGCTTTGTCTGACTTACTATCTGTAGCCAGCAATAAATTAGGAATTAAAGCATCCTGTTTATATAATGGAAAAGGAGGTCTCATCGATGACATTGCCCTAATCAG AGATGACGACGTGCTGTATGTCTCAGAGGGCGATCCATTTATTG AATGTCCAAATGAAGTCAAAGTTGGATCTGATCAACAAGGTGCTCACACTGACTGGTTAACCCTGAATATTGGTGGTCGTCTCTTCACCACTACCAG GAGTACCCTGGTCAGCAAAGAGCCCGAGAGTATGCTAGCCCACATGTTTCGAGAGAAAG ATGTGTGGGGAAACAAGCAAGATGAGCATGGGGCCTACCTCATCGACCGCAGCCCTGAATACTTTGAGCCGATTCTTAATTACTTGAGGCATGGTCAGCTTATTATCAATGAGGGCATAAATATCCGAG GTGTTCTTGAGGAGGCTCGTTTTTTTGGAATTGAGCAACTTGCCGATCAGTTGGAATTGGTCATCAAG AACTCCCAGCCGCCCGAAGACCATTCTCCTATTTCCCGCAAGGAGTTTGTGCGTTTTCTTTTGGCTACACCCACCAAGTCTGAGCTCCGTTGCCAG GGTCTTAATTTCAGTGGCGCGGATCTGTCCCGGCTTGATTTGCGCTACATCAATTTTAAGATGGCGAATCTCAGCCGTTGCAATCTGACACACGCCAACCTCTGCTGTTCCAATTTGGAGCGTGCCGATCTGTCCGGAGCCAACCTGGAT GGTGCTAACTTACAAGGTGTGAAGATGCTCTGCTCCAATGCCGAAGGTGCCTCTCTTAAAGGATGCAACTTTGAAGATCCCTCTGGGCTGAAGGCCAACCTGGAAG GTGCAAATCTGAAAGGAGTCGACATGGAAGGAAGTCAAATGACCGGCATTAACCTGCGGGTGGCCACTCTGAAAAATGCAAAGCTGAAAAACTGCAACCTGCGGGGTGCCACTTTAGCAGGGACGGATCTTGAG AACTGCGACCTGTCTGGCTGTGATCTACAAGAGGCTAACCTGAGGGGATCCAATGTGAAaggagccatttttgaggagatgCTAACGCCGCTGCACATGTCGCAGAGCGTTCGATAA
- the ankrd39 gene encoding ankyrin repeat domain-containing protein 39, whose product MASDGEHCCSCCTLPVSSSVFQTVNEMDFERGIWSAAMDGDLRRVQSLIQKGTHPNLRDSAGYTALHYASRSGHLTVCKFLLENGACASPQTPGGATPLHRAAFCGHVDVVRLLLVHKADPMISDDDGASPLHKAAEQGHEKVCQLLLEACPTLCTQKNKRLQLPFHIAPQEHLQKILKQFQ is encoded by the exons atggcTTCTGATGGAGAACATTGTTGCTCGTGCTGCACCCTCCCTGTCTCTTCCAGTGTTTTCCAGACAGTGAATGAGATGGACTTTGAACGAG GTATCTGGTCTGCCGCCATGGATGGAGACTTGAGGCGGGTTCAGTCACTGATCCAAAAGGGCACCCATCCAAACCTCAGGGACTCAGCTGGATATACAGCTCTA CACTATGCAAGTCGCAGTGGTCATCTCACTGTATGTAAGTTTCTTCTCGAGAATGGTGCTTGTGCATCTCCTCAGACACCAGGCGGTGCCACGCCTCTCCATCGGGCAGCATTCTGCGGTCACGTGGATGTTGTTAGATTGCTGCTAGTCCATAAAGCCGACCCAATGATCTCTGATGATGATGGCGCGTCTCCTCTACACAAA GCTGCAGAACAAGGTCATGAAAAGGTGTGTCAGCTCCTTCTTGAGGCCTGTCCCACACTTTGCACCCAGAAGAACAAAAGGCTCCAGCTACCCTTCCACATTGCCCCTCAAGAACATTTGCAGAAGATTCTAAAGCAATTCCAGTAG